In Thermomonas carbonis, a single genomic region encodes these proteins:
- a CDS encoding glycosyltransferase family 4 protein: MKIALLSFEYPPETGFGGIGTYTWHHARALRELGHEVHVLAGASEPSPLRSEDQEGVQVHRFWADGLVMRILARAGSFRWWWTQQRLQNAWSMFQGMRALLRNHRFDILEMPECGAEGALITRWTGVPTVVRLHSPSALIMPYYDVRQADTLMCSAIEKRAMIAATAMTACSRFVAEQASQELGIARSCQVISNGLDLGWMDRAFEPRDVHARHGLRRGVPTIVFAGRMEKRKGIALMNEIATSILERFDVNLVLSGEDLFGHVGTDLLPRLAARRLKGSVHAVGKLPMADLRELVRTADVVLLPSLWENCPYSCLEAMAAGRAVVASNQGGMPEIIRDGVDGLLADVGDAPAFVASIERLIEDAELRSRLGREARKTIERSHDASRLAQAAVAIYQGTRSAAP, from the coding sequence ATGAAGATTGCGCTACTTTCCTTCGAATATCCGCCCGAGACCGGTTTCGGTGGTATCGGCACCTACACTTGGCACCACGCACGGGCGCTGCGCGAACTCGGCCACGAAGTCCACGTTCTGGCAGGTGCCAGCGAGCCCTCCCCGCTCCGGAGCGAAGACCAGGAGGGCGTGCAGGTCCACCGCTTCTGGGCTGATGGCCTGGTGATGCGAATCCTCGCCCGGGCCGGCTCGTTTCGCTGGTGGTGGACGCAACAACGACTGCAGAATGCCTGGAGCATGTTCCAGGGCATGCGCGCCTTGCTGCGCAACCACCGCTTCGACATCCTCGAGATGCCCGAATGCGGTGCCGAGGGCGCCTTGATCACCCGCTGGACGGGCGTACCCACCGTCGTCCGCCTGCATTCTCCTTCCGCGCTGATCATGCCCTACTACGATGTGCGCCAGGCGGATACCCTTATGTGCTCGGCGATCGAGAAGCGGGCCATGATCGCTGCGACCGCCATGACCGCCTGCTCTCGCTTTGTCGCCGAGCAGGCCAGCCAGGAACTTGGCATCGCCCGCTCCTGCCAGGTCATTTCCAATGGGCTTGACCTGGGATGGATGGACCGTGCCTTCGAGCCCCGTGATGTCCACGCCCGCCACGGACTTCGGCGAGGTGTCCCCACCATCGTATTCGCCGGGCGAATGGAAAAGCGCAAGGGCATCGCGCTGATGAACGAGATCGCGACGTCGATACTCGAGCGATTCGACGTCAACCTGGTACTTTCTGGCGAGGATCTTTTCGGCCACGTAGGCACTGACCTGCTGCCGCGCCTAGCCGCACGACGCCTGAAGGGATCGGTTCATGCCGTCGGCAAATTGCCAATGGCAGATCTCCGGGAACTCGTGCGCACCGCTGACGTGGTGTTGCTGCCCAGTCTGTGGGAGAACTGCCCCTATTCCTGCCTGGAAGCCATGGCAGCGGGCCGGGCGGTGGTCGCTTCCAACCAGGGCGGCATGCCGGAGATCATCCGCGACGGCGTCGATGGCTTGCTAGCGGATGTCGGCGACGCCCCCGCCTTTGTCGCCAGCATCGAACGGCTGATCGAGGATGCCGAGCTGCGTTCCCGGCTTGGACGGGAAGCCCGAAAGACGATCGAACGTTCGCACGACGCTTCGCGCCTGGCGCAGGCCGCGGTCGCCATCTACCAAGGCACGCGCAGCGCAGCGCCATGA